Sequence from the Dysgonomonadaceae bacterium zrk40 genome:
TTGCTCGTCTTCTGTATATGCTTGCTGGCACGGAGCATTTACAGGGAGAGGCGCCTGTCGCGATGGGGGAAACGGAGAACGCACTGAGAGTCAGCGATTTTCTGCTGGAACTTTACCATGACGCCTCGGAATGTACGCCCGACGTACTCCGCCTCCGCGTATTGAAAAACCTGCAGCGCTTCATTCCCTTCGATTTCGGGGTGTGGGGTGGCGGCTGGGCGGATGGCCGGCTGGTCACGGACCTGACCGTTCTCAACCAAAGCGAGGCGATATTGGGCGAGTGGGCATCTGTCGCCCGGGAGGACGCCTTCTGCGATCTGACACTCAATCGTCTGGGCGCGACGGCCCGCTTCGATGACGTTCCGGACTATCGCACAAGTCTGGCCTACAACGAGCATTGGCGACGCTTCGACGCTTCGCACATGATGGCCACCATCGTCGGTGAAAAAACCGACGGCTATGTCAGCTTCGTGGGACTTTGCGCGGATGACAGGCCGATGACTTTCTCCGACACCGAGCGCATGTTCAAGCAGTTGCTTATGCCGCACTTGTCCCAGGCGCTGCGCATGAACCGAGAACTGTGGACCGGCCGCGCCGCGATAGGCCATGAAGCTGTCGGGCTGATCGACGGGGAAGGTTGGGTGCTGTGCGTCCATGGGCCTTTCCATGATTTTACCGCAAACGAATGGGGTGCGCGTGTCGCACAGCTTCCCGCCCACGTTATGAGCGCGCTCAAGCGCGGCCGACGGTGGCGGGGACAAATGCTGGACATGCGTTTGTCTCCATTCGGCCGAAATTATTTCGTTCACCTGTCGATCCATCCGATCCTTTCGAGCTTGTCTCCGCGTGAACGCGAAGTCGCTCGATTGTTCGCATCCGGCATGACCACCAAGCAGGTCGCGCGTGCCCTGGGCACATCGCCCTCCACCGTTCGCAATCAGATTGTACACATCTACGAAAAGCTCGGTATTTCCAGTAAAGCGCAGCTCGCGACACTTGCTGGCGGGAAGTAACTGCCCGTGCTGCGCTGTCAATAGGGCAAATGCTCTATTCTCAATCGAGCCTGGACTCGGTATACCTTGGGTAGCCTGCCAGATGAGAGCGGGCGTAACCGGAGGGTGCATGTGGGATTTTAGTGTTGGCAGGGCGATGGGTCTGATGATGCAGACCCTGCCTTTCGTCGTGCTCAGGATGGCGGTCTATTTCGGGATCACGCTGGCCTATATTCTTGTGACCGGCGCTGGCGCGGGAATCGGATTTGGCGTTGGTGCTTTGGGCGATGCCGGTTTTCAGGCCGGTTCGACCTTCTGGGGCGGCCTGATCGGCTTCGGTATTGTCGGAGCCGTCATGTACTGGGCGCGCGAATACATCCTCTACATCGTCAAGGCGGGGCATATTGCCGTGCTGGTCGAGTTGATGGACGGCAAGCCAATGCCCGCGGGGCGCTCGCAGGTCGGGCATGGCAGAGTCGTCGTGACGGAGCGGTTCGCGCAGGCCAGCGTGCTATTCGCCGTCGACCAGCTCATCAAAGGCGTGTTGCGGGCGATCACGGGGCTGGTCCGGGGTATTCTGACCATATTGCCGATACCCGGCGCCCGGCAATTGACCGGCATCCTGCATGCCTTCCTGAGGGTAGCGGTCGGGTTCATCGACGAGGTGATCCTGGCCTACGCCATCAGAACCGGCTCGACCAATCCGTGCGGTTCGGCCAAGGACGCGCTGGTGCTCTATGGGCAGAACTACAAGGTGATGCTCAAGAACGCCGCCTGGCTGGCCATCATCGTTTATCTCCTGAGCTTTGTCGTTTTTCTGGTGATGCTCGCGCCCGCGGCGCTGATCGTCTACCTGATGCCGGGCGCATGGTCGGCTGGCGGGTTCGTGTTCGCGCTTTTGTTCGCCTGGGCCGTCAAGGCCGCAGTTTTGGAACCCTTCGCCATCACCTGCCTGATGCAGGTCTATTTCAAGTCCATCGAAGGCCAGCGGCCCGATCCCGAATGGGATGCGCGGCTCGAGCAGATGTCGGGCAAGTTCCGCGAGCTCAAGGCGCGTGCCTTCGGCGAGCGGGCACGGCCAGATGCCAGCGCCGAACTTGCCTGATGGGAAACAATACGAGGAAGTTGATCATGAGACCCTTTGCCGTCTTGTTGCTGACGCTCGCCGCGGCCTGCACGCCGTCCATCGCGGTCGCCGAGGATGTGATGGTCGTTTATGATGGCTCAGGTTCGATGTGGGGGCAGATCGACGGCGTCTCCAAGGTCGAGATCGCGCGCGATGTCATGAGTGACCTCATCGCGACCTGGCCCGAAGGGGCCAATGTGGGGCTCATGGCCTATGGGCACCGGCGCGAAGCAGACTGCTCCGACATCGAGACCCTGATTGTACCGTCCCCGCCGGACCAGCCGGCCTTCATTTCGGCAGTCAACGAGGTGACACCGCGCGGGCGCACGCCGCTCACCGAATCGGTTCGTCAGGCCGCCGAACTTCTTTCGTATCGCGACACGCAGGCTACCGTGATCCTGATTTCGGATGGACTGGAAACCTGCCAGGCCGATCCTTGTGCGCTGTCGGCGGAACTGGCGCAGCAAGGCGTCAACTTCACCGCCCATGTGGTCGGCTTTGATCTGACCGAAGAAGAACATGCCGGCCTTGCCTGTATTGCGGAAAACACGGGCGGGGTGTTTGTGCCCGCACAAGATGCCGATGAGCTGCGTGATGCGCTGGCTCATGTGCAAAATGTGGTGGACCTTCAGCCGCTCTCCCCGCCCGAGCCCGTGACGGAGCCTGAACCCGAACCGGAACAGCAGGCCGATGCCGAGATCGAGCTTGAAGTGCCCGCTACAGTGCTCACCGGTGCCAGCTTCACCGTTTCGTGGTCGTCTGCGATCGATCCGCAGGATTATGTCACCATCGTTCCCGTTGGGGCGGATGACACCACCTATGGTGACTACCAGCGCGTACGGGACGAAACAGAAGCGAGCCTCATCGCTCCAGCAGATCCGGGCCTTTACGAGGTGCGCTATCTCCTGGACGAGGGCACACGTGTGCTGGGCTCCGCCCCGGTGGAGGTGGTCGAGGCCGAAGTCACCATATCTGCACCCGATGAGGTCACGACGGGAGCCAGATTCACTGTTTCCTGGTCATCCTCGGTCCATCGGCAGGACTACGTCACCATCGTTCCTGCTGGCGCCGATGACGGGAGCTATACCAATTACCAGCGCGTGCGTGACGACACGGAAAACAGTCTGACCGCCCCGGCCGAACCCGGTCTCTACGAGGTCCGTTATGTGCTGGACGAGGGATCGAGGACCCTGGCTTCAAGGCCTGTGGAGGTCGTCGCGGCGGAGGTTGCCCTGGACGCTCCGGACATGGCGCGTGCACAATCACCGCTGCGCATCAGCTGGTCTATGGCTATTCACCCCCAGGACTATATCACCATCGTCTCGGCCGGAGCCGATGAGGGCACTTATCAGGACTATATCCGCGTCAGGACTGACCTAGAGGGTGACATGAACGCACCTGCCGAGCCCGGCCTTTACGAGATCAGATATGTTCTGCAAGAAGGCGACCGCACGGTTTCCAGCCGCATGCTGGAAGTCGTCGGGGCTGACGCTCCGCTCGATGACGGTGTGGGTCTGGTCGTTCCTGTCCAGGCCCGCCCCAGCGAGACCATCACCGTTTCCTGGTCCGGTGGTGCCGACAGCGCCGACCAGCGTGTTTCGCTCGCCCGGGCCGATCAGGCCGATTTCAGTTGGATCGAAGCCCATCGTATCGGCGAGGAAACCACACTCGAATTGTCCATGCCGGACGAACCGGGCCGCTATGAGGTCCGGTATCTCGATATCAGCGGGCAGGCCGTTCTCGGCCGCGCCATCGTGGAGGTGGAATAACCATGCCTGGGGGTAGACAATCTCGCGGACTTGCTATGGCGACCGTTGCCATGGCGCTTTGCTTCTTTGCTTCAGTTGCTCACGCCCAGATCGACGGCCACGGTCCCGACGCGTGGCGGGTCATAGACGTTGGGGCCAACGATGTGCTCAATGCTCGCATGGGACCCGGCACCAACTATCCCGTTATCGAAACCTTCGCGCATGACGAGCGGGGCCTGCAGCAGATCACCTGCGTTCCGTTTTACACAATGGCGCATTTTTCGGTGATGACCAACGCGGAGATCGACTCCCTTCCGCCGAGTTGGTGCCTGATGCGTTCAGCCGATTTGAGCAAGGCAGGCTGGGTGGCGCAACGCTACCTGATCGCCGATTTCGATGATGACGTCCTTTTCGGGAATGGCGGAGCGTATGATGAACCTGAGGAGGTGGTGGATGTCGAAAAGATCCTTCCCGCCCCCACGACCGGTCCTCACGCGTGGTCAAGCGACGAACTGATCGAACACGCGCGTGGGCTCGTTGCGGCGCTTTATGCCTATGATGACCCTGCTCGGGGGGTGAGCCATCGCGATCCGGCGGCGCCCGATGTATTTTTCTCCACCGAATTCAGGGAGGCGCTGCGATCCCGCCCGCCCGGCGCGGACCTGCTCATTGGCGCGCAGGATTTCCAGGGCAGGGTTTCCGAGCCGGTGCCTGACCCTGGTCAGCCCATGTTTCGGGGCATGATCACGATCAATGTCGAGGTCGAGAATTTCGGCCAGACGCACACGGCCGTCTTCCGCCTGCGCGGAGACACCACCCGGCCCGACGCGCCGCTGCGCATTTTCCGCATCGAACACGACGGCTGGTCGTACCCGTAAGTGCATAAAAGGACTTCTTCAATGAAACTGGATCAAGCGCCGATCCTGGCTGCATTCGGACTCACCCTGTGCCTGGCGCAACCTGCGCTGGCTCAAATCGCAAGAACGCCGGTCGGCGCGGTCAATGCCACCATCGATGGCACACCCTATGCAGGCGAAACGCTCGACGTTCCATCCGAGGGAACAACGACGGCCGAATTCCGATCCTTTGGCCCGGTAACGTCTCTCTCCATCCAGGCGCACGATCCTCAAGCTGAAAGCATCATGCGCAACGTTCTGTCTGTCGAGGTCTCGCTGATGGGCAGTGACGCGTCGGCCTCCATCATGGATGTGTCCGTTTCCTGGTGGCCGGACGGGATGAGCGAGCCCTTCTATCTCAGTGAGGATAGCGGAACGGCCCCCGAGATCGTCTTTGATGCGATTTCTCTGGAAGACGGGGCTGCCGCCGCTCAGGGCAGTTTTTCGGCTGTCGTCTGCCGCAGGGATGGGATGTTTGCGGACGCCGACACAAGCGACTGCCTGCCCATTGAGGGCACTTTCGATACCGCATTGCGCAAGGCCGATTGAGGCGGGAATTTTCGGGCGCCCCGGTATCGGCGCTCTGGAAGAGGGGGAAAGCATGGTAGGCTATCGGACGGCGATGCCGTGGTTGATGCGGTGCGCGCTCATTTGTGCGCTCGTCCTGCCGGCCCTCGCATTCGTCCCGCAGGCCAGAGCGCGGACCGTCGATCCAAACGCGCCCTATGAGGACGCCTATGACGTGCTGACCCGCGGCCAGCTTGTGGGGACGTGGCAGGGCACGATCAGCGGAAGTTCGGTGTCGCAGGCCGACGGGCAAATGGCAGGCCAGGCGGTGTTCGTGCGGCGTGGTTATGAGGGCCGCAACGATTTCGGTATTGTGCTGCATGACCATCGTCATCGCGACGGGGTGGACTACTCCGAGATTCACATCGGCTCTATCCCCTGCGGCCCGGAGGGCAGGGTAGTTCGGGCAGTCCACGGTCTTGAGCTTCAGAACGCGCCAGCCGGGGCGTATGCATCGACTCACTTTGACAATCGTCTGGCCGATACGGGCCGCGACGATTTTCTCGTGTTTCCCGTCTACGGCCCCGAACTGGACAATCCGGCCAGCCTCCAGACGCGCTGGAGCGATGACGGCTTTACCCTGAGGCTGTCGGGTCCGTTCATGTCGATCGTCGCGCCCGTACGGAACGGCACAGTTGATTATGAACGCCAAGATGAAGGATGGATCGAGACAACCTCTTGAGGCTCCACATCTAGGCGGTGTGGACGGATTGCCGCAGTTTGAAGAAATGAGATTTCCCTGCTGAGCTTTGTCTGATTCATGGGATGTCGACTGATTGGAGGTCGGCATGAGCACGAAGATGACAGAAGACGACTGGGATGTCGCGCTTGAGGTTTTCCGGGCGTCACTGCCCCGCAGGGGCGACAAAGGCCGGGATGACCGACTTTTTCTGGAGGCCCTGCATTATTTCGCGGTTCACAATATCACTTGGCGCGCCCTGCCGGAGCGCTTCGGCAAATGGAATAGCGTCTGGAAACGGTTCGACCGACTGAGCAAGGGCGGCACCTTCGATCTCTTCTTCGAACATCTGGCCTCTCTGTCCTCCACGGCCAGTCTGGTTCAGATGTTTGATTCCACAATCCTCCGCGCTCATGTTTTCGGCTGCTGGCGCAAAGGGGGGCAGAAAGGTCAGGCGCTCGGCCGGTCACGCGGCGGTTTCACGACCAAGATCCATCTGAAGACGGATTTCGACGGCCTGCCAATCGCATTCGATCTGACCGGCGGAGAAAAAGGCGATGCTCCGCATTTCCGGATCCTGTTGGACCTCGGTCCCGACGTAACACCCCGCGCGGTTGTCGCGGATAAGGGGTATGCCAGCAAGGCTAACCGAAACGCAGCCCGTTCTCGCGGTGCCATTCCGGTGATCCCGCATAAAGCCAACGAGAAAGGCAAACCTGCCCGCTTTGCCAAGGCCATCTACCGAGGTCGCGCCCGCATCGAGCAGGCTGTGGGAAAGCTCAAGCGCTTCAAACGGGTGGCTCTGCGCTGTGAGAAAACCAAACGCAACTTCTCAGCCATCGTGTCAATCGCTACAGCGTTCAACCTCATAAAATCCGTCCACACTGCCTAGGAATTCGTTAGCGGCTTCATTCTGCTGATGCCATCAAAGCACAGTAAAACTCACGACGTTTTTTGGCAGAAGGTTCTTATTCCACCACAGCCACGATCATGATGCCCCTTGAGCCTCTTCCGTTTCGATGGACGGGATCTCGGTCCGCTCTTCCTCAGGCGCGCCACATAGCAAATCGACGGCGCGGTCGGCCGCGTCCTGGAACGGCTCCAGCACCATGTCCGCGCCGGAGGCGAAGAGTTCCTCGGTGTCCTTGGGGTGATGAGACGCGACGGCCACGCGCCCGCGGAAACCAGAAGTGCGCGTGAGCTGGATCAGCGTCGTGCGCGTGTCCTCGTGGCTGAGGCCGGTCGGGTGAATCGGCACGGTTGAGACGATCCATTCCGCCCGCGACAGAGGAAGCTCGGCCACGAACTCCGGGTCAGTGGCATCGCCGAACTCGGTCTCGAGCCCAAGTTCCCGCCAGCGCCGGACCGCGAGCGGGTTGAAATCCACCCCAAGCACCCGAATACCCCGCTTCTTCAGGCGCATCCCAATGGCAGTGCCGAAACGCCCCAGTCCGAAGACGATCACCTTGAAGCCGTCCTCGCGGTGCGCCCCGGCTTCCGACGGCTCGCGCGGTGTGCCCTGGCGCTCGAAGAAGCCGAGCAGCGGCTCAAAGACGGCGTAGAGCTGGTGCGAATAGGTGATCATGTAGGTCGAGGCCGCAATGGTCACGAGACCGACCATGGTGACGAGCCCGAGCGCGTCTTCCTGCACATGGCCGAGCGACACGCCCATAGCGACGAAGATCAGGGAAAACTCGCTGATCTGCGCCACGGTCAGACCTGCGAGGAAGCCCGTACGCTTGCGGTAGCCCATCGCCCCCATGATCGTGAGCACGATGAGCGGGTTGCCGATAAGCACGAAGAGCGAAAAGACAATGGCCCCGCTGACATGCGCACCAAGAAGCGAAAGATCGAGCGCAGAGCCGAGCGCGATGAAGAAGAACAGCAGCAGGAAGTCCCGCAGCGGCGCGAGGCGCGCTGCGATGGTCTCCCGGTAGGGCGTCGAGGCAAGCGCGACGCCGGCCAGCAGGCCGCCCACCTCCTTGCCGAGACCCACGATGTCGCCCACCGCTGCGAACATCGCGGCCATGGCGATGGCGAAGATCACCAGAAGTTCGGGTGCCCGGGCCAGCCGCTCGGTCAGCGGATTGGCGACGTAGCGCACGAAGAGCACCACCAGCGCCACCATCGCGACGCCTGAGGCCAGCACTAGTGAGACAGACCCGCCGCCATGCCCGCCGTCACCTGCCGCACCGATGCCGATGGTCGAGAGCACGATCATTGCCAGCACGACAACGAGGTCCTGCACGATGAGAAAACCAAGCGCGATCTGGCCGTGCAGGCTGTCGATCTCGCGCTTGTCCGACAAGAGCTTCACGATGATGATGGTCGAGGAGAAGGTGAGTGCCACGGCGATATAAAGGCTGGTGATATGACCAAGTCCAAGCGCGAGCCCGATCAGGTAGCCGAAGATCGACGTGAACGCGACCTGGCCGAGGCCGGTCAGAAGCGAGACCGCCCCCAGGGAGCGAATAAGCTTCACGTCGAGCTTGATGCCGACGAGGAACAGCAGCACCGCGATCCCGAGTTCCGAAAGAAGGCTGATCTGCTCGTCGGACCGCACCAGGTCCAGCGCCGAGGGCCCCGCGATCAGGCCAACGGCGATGAAGCTGACGATAAGCGGCTGGCGCAAAATAATCCCCAAGAACCCGATCACCGCCGCCAGCACGAGCAGTGCAGCAATCTCCGCAAACGGCGACTGAACAATAACTTCCATCAATTCTTCTGTTCCTTCGTGTTCTTTGCTTCGGTCAAGTCCGGGGCAGTATTCGCGTCCCCATTTGGCCTGGCAGCGGGCCGCGTCGCGTGACCTTCGATAAAGGCATCAAGGTCATCCCCGCCGATTCGCCATCCCTTACCGATATCGATCGCCCGAAGCTCGCCGTCCTTGATCCAGCGTCTGACCGTGGCCTCGTTGACCTTCAGAAGATCTGCAATCTCCTTGACGGTCTGATATTGCTCGCGTGGCATGTTGAACGCCTTTTCACCGGGTTTGGCTTAATATAGCGTAGTATAGAACAGATGATTTGATTCAGACAGAGCTTGATGCGTCGCAGCGTGTCGCTCGCAAATGAGAGGCCACGGCCCGGGACCGGAAACGATGAAGACAATCATGGTGGCGACGGACTTTTCGGAACGGTCGGATCGGGCGCTGCGGCGTGCCACCCTCCTGGCCCGTCAATTCGAATCCGCCATCCTGCTCGTTCATGTGGTCGACGACGATCAGCCGCGCCGGATCGTGGACGCTGAGCGCGACGAGGCCACGACGCTTCTTCGCCAGATGGCCGCCACACTGAGCGACGTGGACGGTGTGACCACCGAGACGCGGGTCATACTCGCGTCCCCATTTGTCGGCATCGCCCAAGCCGTGAAGGACGTGACGCCCGACCTTCTCGTCATCGGCCCGCATCGACGCCAGGTGCTCAGGGACGTGTTCGTCGGCACAACGGCGGAGAGGACGATCCGGTCGGTGGATTGCCCGGTCCTGATCGTGAATGCCACGCCCGTCGGACATTATCGCCATGTGCTGCAGACAACCGACCTGTCCGACAGCTCCCGCGACGCGTTGCTGCGATTCCAAGAGCTGGGGCTTGCCGACCAATCCCGGACGTCGTTGCTCCATATCTTTGATGCTCCTGCGCTCCGTCTTGTCTTCAGTCATTCGATTCCGAAGGACGATCAGAAGCACTACCTCGAGGAAGAACAGCGCGATGCTTCCCTCAATCTTGTTCGCTTCCTCTCCTCGGCAGGTCTGGGCCATCCGAGACAGATCGTGCGCTACGAGGCGACGCCAGCGCCGCACGAAATCCTGAAAGCGGCCGGAGAAGAGCAGGCGGACCTGATCGTGATGTCGACGCATGGCCGAAGCGGACTGGCCAAGATGCTCATCGGCAGCGTAACGGAGCAGGTGCTCAGGACGGCACAGATCGACGTCCTAGCCATTCCCCCGCAACGCGGGGAATGAGGCACGCGTCAACTCTTGCGACGCCGAGTGCGGGTCGTGGGTCAGTCTTCGAGTGCCAACCAGATTTGCCGTGCGACCGTCCGCGGTCCGCGGAGCGCCTCCTGCAAGGTCATGAGGCGTTGTTCGAGGGGCGGCGAAACGCCGCCTTTATCGGGGCTGTGAGCCTCGAAGAGAACCCTACGTTCCCCGTCCACCTCCACAAGGGACCACTTCTCATGCCGCGATGCGCCGCCTTCACCGCGCGACCGTTCGTGCAGCGTCCTGATGCGGGTCAACGAGCGGTGAGGCGCGTGGAACTGTCTTCCGCCGCCGCCTGTCATGTGCCGAGTAGCGGATTGCCAAAGATCGCCGCGAGCAGGTTACCGACCTGGATCCCCAGCAGATGCAGGAAGATCGCCTCCACGAACGCCATCGACCAAACCCGTCTGGCGAACATGCCATCATAGTAGGACCAGACGAGGGCAACAATGTAGGATACGCCGTTGAGCTTGAGGTTGGCTTCAGGATCCTTGCCGAGAAGCAGATAGAGTGCGGTTCCAAGCAGAACGCTACGCCAAAGCAGCGCGCCGGTGGCACGCAGCGTGTCCGCGCTGATCCCCATTCTCTGCAGTCGCTCTACGAGCCCGCCCAAAAACCTCGTGTTGTTCATGTCACATTCCTATCACAGTAGAACGTCGGATGCCACGCCGAAGGCTCAGGAGGGCATCGTCAACTTAACGAAGCTTGGACCTGAATGTGGGATGCTCGGCCATGACTGACCGAGATCCTCTTTACCGCCGCCATCGTTTTCCACCCGAAATCATCGCCCATGCGGTGTGGCTCTATTTCCGCTTTCCCCTGAGCCTGCGGATGGTAGAGGATTTGTTGGCGGCGCGTGGCATCATTGTCTCGCATCAGACCGACAGACTGTGGGCGGAGAAGTTTGGCCGGACCTTCGCCAACGAGATCCGTCGCCGGTCATCCGGGCGGCTTGGTGATAAGTGGCACCTAGATGAGGCCGTTATCTCGATCCGGGGCAAGAAGCATTGGCTATGGCGCGCCGTGGATCAGGACGGTTTCGTCCTGGAGGTCCTGGTGCAAAGCCGCCGCGACACCAAGGCGGCCAAGCGCCTGATGCGCAAGCTTTTGAAAGGCCAGGGACGATCGCCGCGCGTGATGATCACCGACAAGCTTCGCTCCTATGCAGCCGCAAAGCAGAAAATCATGCACGGCGTCGAGCACCGCTCGCATAAGGGCCTGAACAATCGGGCGGAGAATTCCCACCAGCCAGTCCGACGGCGAGAGCGGATCATGAAGCGCTTCAAGTCAAAGCGACATCTCCAACGCTTCGTTTCCATTCACGATCCGATCGCCAACCTCTTCCACATCCCTCGCCACGACATTTCCACCAGCCACCATCGCGAACTGCGCGCCTCAGCCATGAGCATATGGGCGGAAATCGCTCGGATTTAGTCGACAAGTCGAGCAACCGGGCAAACCAGAGCCTATCGGGTGTTAAGTTTACGGTGCCAGACGGAGACATCCCCCAGGAGCATTGACCTAGCAGCCGCAAGTAAGGGCGCAGCCCCATCCATCATGCGGTTCTCGGCTGAGTGCCTTTAAGCGGGAGGCGTCTCGAAATGGCCTTGTTTCACGAAGCCTGTCGGGGATTCACATTGGCATGCCCTTTTGTGTGGTCCGGTTTCAATCTTAGCCTTTGACGGGTCAGGACCCTGCCTCCGCGACGTTGCGGCCACCGTGTGGGGGGCATGTAGCGGGCAACCTCGCCACCGCCCCACGGAGAACCCGGCCAGCGCCCGCATTCAGCCTTGGGCGGCCAGCCCCCGGCGCTGGTCTACTGGCAGAGAAATGATATCAACCAACCCGATCAGCAGGTGCAACGAGTAGCTTAATTTACGCCAGATCCTGTCCAAGAGATGGGGAGTAGCTCAGCCCCTCATCGTCGCAGGCGTCCTCTTTGTACTGGTCAGCGCATTCTGGAAGGAATGGCGCAAAGGCCGCAGCAAGGGCAGCAGTTTGATTTAGAAAAAGGCCGGCGACATCCGGGTCGCCGGCCAGTCCAACAGGGAAGAGGTCGGTCATGAACAACAACCGCCCCGTTCAGACATGGCCAGAGGCCGCGTCGTGTCAACCAGAAGATAAGATATGCCGCTCACGCCGTTGACAGTGGCCTCTTATCTCCCTTAGGCAGACTGTCTGCTTGCGATGGCGTCGCGAAGCACTTTCATCATTCAGTCCTGCACGCCCGGATCTTGAGCCGTAGCAAAGCTACGGCGAAGGAGTTCGAGATGTCTGTTATCGTTCAGGCGCCGCTGCGCCAGTCCTACCCCCCTCTGCTCGGCATGATCACCATGTCACTTGCAATGCTTCTTCTACCGGCAGGGGATGCCATCACAAAATCCCTGACGAGCGCTCTGCCACCGTCACAGATTGCGGCGGTCCGAGCCCTTGTGCAGGCTGGCTTTCTAGCTGGGGCTTTTATGCTGATGCGTCATCGCCTCTCAGGGCGTCCTTTCTCGATATGGTCGTTTCTCTCAGGCCAATGTGTTTCGGTTATCAGCCTGAGCCTGATTACAGCCTTCAAAACCATGCCCATTGCGACGGCTATCGCAATTTTTTTCGTTGAGCCGTTGCTCTTAACACTTCTCGCAGGATTTCTGCTCGGAGAAAAACCCGGACCGCATCGCTATGCTGCGATCGGAATCGGGATGTTAGGTGTTCTTCTGATCCTGCGACCAAATTTTGCAACCTTTGGTCTAACAGTTTTTCTGCCAGTCGCTGCCGCAGTCGCTTATGCGCTGAACATGATCATCACACGTAGGGCGACGCGAACTGCCTCCGCACTGACGTTCCAACTCGGGTCCGCTGCTTATGCTTGCATCACGCTGGTGTTGCTCATGCTGATGACCTCGGATCTACATAAGATGCTCAGCCGCCTAAACCCGCAGATTGCGTTGAGTCTCGCCGGGGCTGGCGTTCTGGCAGCGGCTATCGATTTGCACTCCAAACTGAGACTCGGTCAGTTTATACCAAAACGTTACACTTCAATTGAGACTCAAGCCCGAAAAGTCTCAATTGAAGTGTAACGTTTTGTCGGCTAGGCGAATGCCGCTTCTTTTTCCAAGGAAGGCTTCCAGGATTCAATGTTTTCATCGGTGATCCGCTCTGTGCCATCCTGAATGGCTTCAATTGCGAGTTCGTTGAGTATCCCAAACACACGTGCCGTTATGCCGTCGCCGAGACGGGAGAGGTGTCGCAGACTTTGGCTCGATAAGGCGGACGGAAGTTGGAGCGGTAGACTGCGCAGAATTGCGGTGACCAGTTCCTGAAACTCCTCATTTGCATTCCATCTAGGCAGCACAAACTGATCCAGGCGCCGTGCCAGTTGAGTGTCGCCGGCAATCGCGTCGCGGGCTTCGGACACACCAAGGCAGACGAGCGAGGCTTTGGTCTCGTTACTGAGATATCGCAACAGTTGGAGGATCACACGCTGTTCTCTCGGGGTTCCCGCAAGCAGGTTGTGAACCTCATCGAATACCAGAACGCGAACGTTATTGCTTTTCAGGAGGAGAACGGTCCTTATCTCAAGTTCCATGAGCGTCAGGCGTTCGTTGATGCTCGCTCCCATGGCCATCAGCAATTG
This genomic interval carries:
- a CDS encoding TniB family NTP-binding protein, whose amino-acid sequence is MMIEFTHLAPGAAALANAPNETRIRAIRSDRWVGFDRARRVLRHLDGLCDHPPSTRPPGLAIYGHSGMGKTMLVEKFKRDHPPVINHSTGVESMPVLAITLTSRPTERRIYGQLLMAMGASINERLTLMELEIRTVLLLKSNNVRVLVFDEVHNLLAGTPREQRVILQLLRYLSNETKASLVCLGVSEARDAIAGDTQLARRLDQFVLPRWNANEEFQELVTAILRSLPLQLPSALSSQSLRHLSRLGDGITARVFGILNELAIEAIQDGTERITDENIESWKPSLEKEAAFA
- a CDS encoding EamA family transporter is translated as MSVIVQAPLRQSYPPLLGMITMSLAMLLLPAGDAITKSLTSALPPSQIAAVRALVQAGFLAGAFMLMRHRLSGRPFSIWSFLSGQCVSVISLSLITAFKTMPIATAIAIFFVEPLLLTLLAGFLLGEKPGPHRYAAIGIGMLGVLLILRPNFATFGLTVFLPVAAAVAYALNMIITRRATRTASALTFQLGSAAYACITLVLLMLMTSDLHKMLSRLNPQIALSLAGAGVLAAAIDLHSKLRLGQFIPKRYTSIETQARKVSIEV
- a CDS encoding IS6 family transposase — translated: MTDRDPLYRRHRFPPEIIAHAVWLYFRFPLSLRMVEDLLAARGIIVSHQTDRLWAEKFGRTFANEIRRRSSGRLGDKWHLDEAVISIRGKKHWLWRAVDQDGFVLEVLVQSRRDTKAAKRLMRKLLKGQGRSPRVMITDKLRSYAAAKQKIMHGVEHRSHKGLNNRAENSHQPVRRRERIMKRFKSKRHLQRFVSIHDPIANLFHIPRHDISTSHHRELRASAMSIWAEIARI